The window ACAGGAAAAAGAAGAACTCGAACGCCGTTGGCAAGAACTGAAAGTCTTAGAAGAACGACATAAAGGGACATCAGGATTATCAGAGAGTGAATAGCGAAACTCCCAAAATAAAAGCTCGAATCGGATACCTTATTCCAGAATTTCCCGGACAAACTCATATTTGGATGTGGCGGGAAATTTGCCATATGAGAGAGTGGGGAACGCAAATTGTTATTTTTTCTACAAAACATCCCCCCAAGGACGTTTTGGCGCGTCACAGCTTTGCTCAATCCGCCCTTGAAGAAACCATTTACCTGTGGTCCAAACCCTTCACCCACATGATTGCGGTTCTCCTCTGGGCGCTTTTGACTCGTCCCTGGGGTCTTTTGCAAGCGATTCGGTTAAGTTTGACCTTTGAGACAGAAGATCGTCCCAGATGGCGCTCTAACCTGCCTTTAGTTGTAGTGGCTTGCATCTTGGCGCGATCGGCAGTGCAAGAAAAAATCGAACACCTACACTCCCATAGTTGCGCCAAGTCAGCAATTTTGGCGATGCTCCTTGAATGCTTGACGGGAATTCCTTATTCCCTAACGCTGAATGCCAATATTGAGTGGTGGGGAGGTGCAATGGCAGAAAAATTCCACCGGGCAAAATTTACGATCGCGATTACCCAATGGCTACTGGATCAAATGAAGCGAGATTACCCCAATCTTAAGGCAGAGCAAGCCATTCTCGGACGGATTGGAGTGGATACAAAAAAGTGGCTTCCCGACGCAAAATCCCAACAAGTCGAACGAGAAATTCCCCAACTGATTGCCGTGGGGCGCTTGCATCCGAGTAAAGGTTACGATGTTCTCATTCAATCAGTTAAAGCGTTGCTCGATGCCGAACAACCCGTCAAGCTGATGTTAATTGGCGAGGGCC of the Lusitaniella coriacea LEGE 07157 genome contains:
- a CDS encoding glycosyltransferase family 4 protein, which translates into the protein MNSETPKIKARIGYLIPEFPGQTHIWMWREICHMREWGTQIVIFSTKHPPKDVLARHSFAQSALEETIYLWSKPFTHMIAVLLWALLTRPWGLLQAIRLSLTFETEDRPRWRSNLPLVVVACILARSAVQEKIEHLHSHSCAKSAILAMLLECLTGIPYSLTLNANIEWWGGAMAEKFHRAKFTIAITQWLLDQMKRDYPNLKAEQAILGRIGVDTKKWLPDAKSQQVEREIPQLIAVGRLHPSKGYDVLIQSVKALLDAEQPVKLMLIGEGPERQVLESLVKELDLLDAVEFTGSLAEDGIIERMKQADIFVLASHREPLGVVSMEAMAMEVAAIATDAGGVPEIITDGTDGLLVLPNNVSALTEAIGRLIENREFRRKLAAKGRQTILERFDSRIGAATLYQKLFGDLPV